The Candidatus Goldiibacteriota bacterium genome includes the window TTCTTCTATTTTCTTTTTTTTATTTTTTTCATCAATACCGAATATATCCGAGAAATACGATAACACCTCACGCGCTTTTAAATACTTCGGGAAATAAGGCAGTTCAGAAAGATACCCCACCCTTGCACGGACAGAGCGTTGCTCAATTGACCCTCCAAGTATTGACACTGTCCCGTTTGTGGGTTTCAAAAGCCCCAGAAGCACTTTCATAAGGGTGGTCTTGCCGGCGCCGTTTAAACCCAGAAGCCCGAAAACTTCGCCTTTTGCCACTTTAAAAGAAATATCCTGAACCGCGGTTACACGGTCATTTTTCCAGAAATCCTGAGCCTTATAGATTTTTGTAAGCCCGCTTACTTCAATTGCATTCATTTAAGGCCTCCGCCGCTTCATTTTTCTCTTAATTCAGATGAGATAGTGAAATAAAATACCGTGCCCTTTCCCTCTTCCGATTCAACGCGTATTGTACCGCCGTGATGTTCAACCACTTTCTTGCATACAGAAAGCCCGATACCCGTTCCGGGATATTTGTCTTTTGTATGCAGCTGCTGAAAGATTACAAAAACCTTTTCAAAATAGGCCTTATCAATTCCTATTCCGTTGTCCTTAATGTAAAATTCATAAAAACCGTCCTTTTTTTCACAGCCTATTTTTACTTCGGGTTTTCTTTCAGATATAAACTTAAGCGAATTTGCTATAAGGTTCTGAAAAAGCTGCACCATCTGAGTCCTGTCCGCGTAAATAACAGGCAGTTTTGTTTCCACTATTACATCAGCATGAATATCTTCAATTATCAGTTCAAGGCTTTTAATTACCTCTTTTACAAGTTCATCCGTGTTGACATTCATGTATTCAACATTAGACCTGCCAAGGCGCGAATACATAAGCAGGTCGCTTATAAGGCGCTGCATACGCTTGGCTCCATCAGCCGCATAACCTATATAATCCCTGGCGTCATCATCAAGTTTATCCGCGTATTTCTTTTCCAGCAGCTTCACGTAGCTTGAAACCATCCTTAACGGTTCTTTCAAATCATGAGAAGCCACATAGGCAAATTCTTCCAGGTCTTTATTGGACCTTTTTAACTCTTCCATAGCCATTATAATCTTCTGTTCCGCTTTCTTTTTTTCGGTGATATCCCTTGAAACACCCCTGAACATAAGTGTTTTTTCGCCGGCTGTTTCAAAAGGTATAACTTTTGTATCCGCAGCTACCCGCGTCCCGTTCTTATGTATTATTTCGGTTTCCATGCTGATAACTTCTTTATTTTCTGATTTTTTGAATAATTCTATGAATTCATTCCATTTATCTTCAGGTACAAGTTTGCCCCTGATATCAATTCCAACAATCTCCTCCGGTGAATATCCTGTAAGTTTAAAAACCTGCGGATTACTGTACCGTATTATCCCGGACTCGTCCATTTCCCAGATCCAATCCGCCGTATTCTCCGCCATATCCCTGAATTTTTTTTCGCTTGCTTTTAGGGCATCTTCAGTTTTTTTACGTTCTTCAATATTACGCACAACAGCAATCATCCTGTCCTCTCCCGCTATAACTGCTTTTTTCAGGCTTACTTCAGCCCAAAAAGGCTCATTATCCCATGTACTGGCATGCCATTCAAATACCTGCGGCATCCCTGCCGCGGCTTTCATTGAAAATTCTATTTTTCTTTCTTCGGAATCAAAATGTTTACCGTATAACCCCGGTGATAACGCCTGTTCTTTTGTACAACGGTACATCTCCAGCATTTTTTTATTTACATCTACCAGGTGAAAATCTTTAAGGTCGTGGATGAATATGGCGTCATTTACAGAATCAAATATCTCCCTGTAATTATGTTCGGACTGACGAAGTGCCCGCTCTATTCTGAATATATCTTCCATATTTGAAATCATCGCAAACGCGCCGTTGAATTCACCGGCATCCGAAAAAAGCGGGGTACCTTTTATAATAACAGGCGCCTTTGACCCGTCTTTTTTAACAAACTCCATTTTAAAAAGCTCCGTTTTTTGGGACAACTGCGCTTTTAACAGATACTCTTTAATAATCTCGACACTAACCCCTTTAACAAAAATTGAAACCGGCTCGCCTATCAGTTCCTCTTTTGTATATCCCAGAATCCGGCACATTGCCGGATTTATATCAATTGTATTCCCGTTCCTGTCAATCTGCCAGAAACCTTCCTGCGTACTGTTAAGTATCCTTCTAAGATGCCTTTCGCTTTCCACCACGTGCCTTTCCGCAATCTTTCTTTTAGTGACGCTTTTTAACGACAAAAACATAAAAATAAAAATAAGCATTAATCCGGCGCAGCTTATGACGATAATAGTCATAAAAACCGGCCAAAGTTTCGTGTTAATTAATTTTTTTTCCGCGGTCAGGACCGTCCATCCGTTATATCCGGCGGGAATCGCATAA containing:
- a CDS encoding PAS domain S-box protein; the protein is MAGKIKLNLFKNREFFGIPAIFFILSVFIGIVFISVIYFKMETESQKRVIRREAERLSGLIEGKIFVKLNAIVDSLRLSEDFINLLEINGNVSNREMQSMLNVLAASTNVDLIYIMDGRGTVFASAVSEGISLVGENFSFRPYFKNAGTDSNYIYSALGVITGKRGIYCSRAMNVNNKRIVIAVKMGMEEIEKIMNALSGMAMLITPEGIVFASNKKELLFKTVDINGLEKSQWPEDVRRFEGLSLSGVKWIFKNEVFVDDKEEYLYYAIPAGYNGWTVLTAEKKLINTKLWPVFMTIIVISCAGLMLIFIFMFLSLKSVTKRKIAERHVVESERHLRRILNSTQEGFWQIDRNGNTIDINPAMCRILGYTKEELIGEPVSIFVKGVSVEIIKEYLLKAQLSQKTELFKMEFVKKDGSKAPVIIKGTPLFSDAGEFNGAFAMISNMEDIFRIERALRQSEHNYREIFDSVNDAIFIHDLKDFHLVDVNKKMLEMYRCTKEQALSPGLYGKHFDSEERKIEFSMKAAAGMPQVFEWHASTWDNEPFWAEVSLKKAVIAGEDRMIAVVRNIEERKKTEDALKASEKKFRDMAENTADWIWEMDESGIIRYSNPQVFKLTGYSPEEIVGIDIRGKLVPEDKWNEFIELFKKSENKEVISMETEIIHKNGTRVAADTKVIPFETAGEKTLMFRGVSRDITEKKKAEQKIIMAMEELKRSNKDLEEFAYVASHDLKEPLRMVSSYVKLLEKKYADKLDDDARDYIGYAADGAKRMQRLISDLLMYSRLGRSNVEYMNVNTDELVKEVIKSLELIIEDIHADVIVETKLPVIYADRTQMVQLFQNLIANSLKFISERKPEVKIGCEKKDGFYEFYIKDNGIGIDKAYFEKVFVIFQQLHTKDKYPGTGIGLSVCKKVVEHHGGTIRVESEEGKGTVFYFTISSELREK